The following coding sequences are from one Luteimonas sp. S4-F44 window:
- a CDS encoding alpha/beta hydrolase, which produces MSRPLRRLAIVAFCVVLAGCALRVQESHLVRPMPAPPTDLAALRAEYPAYTATETRIATPDDASLYQLRLQRPDARATVLYFGGNGYRIGLHAKYALRAYDALPVDLVLVDHRGYGGSTGTPTIAALQADALQVYDTLRAETAGSGRPLIVHGQSLGSFLAGHVADARTLDGLVLESSMTTAEDWAAAMRARSGLWTRLSVRRFDIAPALQQAGNLEVARRLDEPVLFVVGERDVVTAPRFSQALFDAVPLPSQDKRLEIVPERGHNDASFSSQFRAAMLALLDRVERD; this is translated from the coding sequence ATGTCTCGACCCCTGCGCCGTCTGGCGATCGTCGCGTTCTGTGTGGTGCTGGCCGGTTGTGCCTTGCGCGTGCAGGAATCGCATCTTGTCCGGCCGATGCCGGCGCCGCCCACCGACCTGGCCGCGCTGCGTGCCGAGTACCCTGCGTATACCGCGACCGAGACGCGGATCGCAACGCCCGACGACGCCTCGCTGTACCAACTGCGGTTGCAGCGGCCCGATGCCCGGGCGACGGTGCTGTACTTCGGCGGCAACGGCTATCGCATCGGCCTGCATGCCAAATACGCGCTGCGGGCCTACGACGCCTTGCCGGTGGACCTGGTGCTGGTCGATCACCGCGGCTACGGCGGCAGCACCGGCACGCCGACGATCGCCGCGCTGCAGGCCGATGCCCTGCAGGTCTACGACACGCTGCGCGCCGAGACCGCGGGGTCGGGCCGGCCGTTGATCGTGCACGGGCAATCGTTGGGGAGCTTCCTCGCCGGCCATGTCGCCGATGCGCGCACGCTCGATGGACTGGTGCTCGAGAGTTCGATGACCACGGCCGAGGACTGGGCCGCGGCGATGCGCGCCCGTTCTGGGCTCTGGACGCGGCTGTCGGTGCGCCGCTTCGACATCGCACCGGCGTTGCAGCAGGCCGGCAACCTCGAGGTCGCCAGGCGGCTGGACGAGCCGGTGCTGTTCGTCGTCGGCGAACGCGATGTCGTCACCGCGCCGCGGTTCTCGCAGGCGCTGTTCGACGCGGTGCCGCTGCCGTCCCAGGACAAGCGCCTGGAAATCGTGCCCGAGCGCGGCCACAACGACGCATCGTTCTCGTCGCAGTTCCGCGCCGCGATGCTGGCGCTGCTCGACCGGGTCGAGCGCGACTGA
- the thiL gene encoding thiamine-phosphate kinase produces the protein MAGEFALIDRLRARVVQRGDVVLGIGDDAALLAPEPGAQLVVAMDTLNSGVHFPDDTAAADIGWKALAVNLSDLAAMGARPAWCTLSLSLPTPDADWIDAFLDGFDALARPHAVALVGGDTTRGPLSVCVTVHGLVAPGHALRRDGAQVGDDVWVSGTLGDAAAALAQWTQGGARDAELRRRLDRPAPRLALGQALAAHAHAAIDVSDGLLADLGHVCRASGVAAQIDVDALPASEALRRAIADPGQRRALQAAGGDDYELCFTAPAHARAAVDAVSRASGTPAIRIGRIVAGDGVVVHTGDGAAWTPARAGWDHFAG, from the coding sequence ATGGCCGGCGAGTTCGCGCTGATCGACCGCCTCCGCGCCCGCGTGGTGCAGCGGGGCGATGTAGTGCTGGGCATCGGCGACGATGCCGCGCTGCTGGCGCCTGAGCCGGGGGCGCAACTCGTGGTCGCGATGGACACGCTCAATAGCGGCGTGCATTTCCCCGATGACACCGCCGCGGCCGACATCGGCTGGAAGGCGCTGGCGGTCAACCTCTCGGACCTGGCCGCGATGGGCGCACGCCCGGCCTGGTGCACCTTGTCGCTGTCGCTGCCGACCCCCGATGCCGATTGGATCGATGCCTTTCTCGACGGCTTCGACGCGCTGGCGCGTCCGCACGCGGTCGCGCTGGTCGGTGGCGACACCACGCGCGGCCCGCTTTCGGTCTGCGTCACCGTGCACGGCCTCGTCGCCCCCGGCCATGCCCTGCGGCGCGACGGCGCGCAGGTCGGCGACGACGTCTGGGTCAGCGGCACCCTGGGCGATGCGGCGGCCGCACTTGCGCAGTGGACGCAGGGCGGGGCACGCGACGCCGAACTGCGCCGCCGGCTCGACCGCCCGGCCCCGCGGCTTGCGCTGGGTCAGGCGCTGGCGGCGCATGCCCATGCCGCGATCGATGTGTCCGACGGCCTGCTGGCCGACCTCGGCCATGTCTGCCGGGCGAGTGGGGTGGCGGCGCAGATCGATGTCGATGCCCTGCCGGCCTCCGAGGCGCTGCGGCGCGCGATCGCTGATCCTGGGCAGCGGCGTGCGCTGCAGGCCGCGGGCGGCGACGACTACGAACTGTGTTTCACCGCCCCCGCGCATGCGCGCGCGGCGGTCGACGCAGTCTCGCGGGCCAGCGGTACCCCGGCGATCCGGATCGGGCGCATCGTGGCCGGCGACGGCGTCGTTGTGCACACCGGCGACGGCGCCGCCTGGACGCCGGCGCGCGCCGGCTGGGACCATTTCGCCGGCTGA
- a CDS encoding TlpA disulfide reductase family protein yields MRRSIVSCVLACLLLTAALGSASAQDATPPAVGSLPPPLLGKDRAGRDVDLGALRGKVVIVTFWASWCPPCRKELPVLGHFQRVVGRDALEVIAINYKEPRPDFNDVVRKNRDIDLTWVPDSRGRISDLYGVRTLPHMFMLDREGRVAFTHRGYSEQSLPGIIDEVLSLLPDEVRTRPAPDTASR; encoded by the coding sequence ATGAGGCGATCGATCGTCAGCTGCGTGCTGGCCTGTCTGCTGCTCACCGCTGCGCTGGGCAGCGCGTCCGCCCAGGACGCAACGCCACCGGCGGTCGGCAGCCTGCCACCACCGTTGCTCGGCAAGGACCGCGCGGGCCGCGACGTTGACCTTGGCGCGCTGCGCGGCAAGGTCGTGATCGTGACCTTCTGGGCCTCCTGGTGTCCGCCCTGCCGCAAGGAACTGCCAGTGCTGGGCCATTTCCAACGCGTGGTGGGCCGCGATGCGCTCGAAGTCATCGCGATCAACTACAAGGAACCGCGCCCGGACTTCAACGACGTGGTCCGCAAGAATCGCGACATCGATCTGACCTGGGTGCCCGACTCGCGCGGCCGTATCAGCGATCTCTACGGCGTGCGGACGCTGCCGCACATGTTCATGCTCGACCGCGAGGGCCGCGTGGCCTTCACCCATCGCGGCTACAGCGAGCAGTCCTTGCCCGGCATCATCGACGAAGTGCTGAGCCTGCTGCCCGACGAAGTGCGCACGCGCCCGGCGCCCGACACCGCATCGCGCTGA
- a CDS encoding division/cell wall cluster transcriptional repressor MraZ codes for MFQGETAITIDDKGRLAIPTAYRDVVARECDNRLVLTYNPFDAGSLYLYPYKVWEGVRDKINALPRTRSTNRTLQLKLVGAAMVVEPDGNGRISIPASQRTTVGIERKAVLVGMGDKFELWSEQAHQAQIRQTLSDADMDGDDLVGLQL; via the coding sequence GTGTTCCAGGGCGAAACCGCCATCACCATCGACGACAAGGGCCGACTGGCGATCCCCACCGCCTATCGGGACGTCGTCGCGCGTGAGTGCGACAACCGCCTGGTGCTGACCTACAACCCCTTCGACGCCGGCAGCCTCTATCTCTACCCGTACAAGGTGTGGGAAGGCGTCCGCGACAAGATCAACGCGTTGCCGCGCACCCGCTCCACCAACCGCACCCTCCAGCTCAAGCTGGTCGGCGCGGCGATGGTCGTCGAGCCCGACGGCAACGGCCGCATCAGCATCCCCGCCAGCCAACGCACGACCGTCGGCATCGAGCGCAAGGCGGTGCTGGTGGGCATGGGGGACAAATTCGAACTCTGGAGCGAGCAGGCGCACCAGGCCCAGATCCGGCAGACGCTCAGCGACGCGGATATGGACGGTGACGACCTGGTCGGACTGCAGTTGTGA
- a CDS encoding penicillin-binding protein activator, which produces MTATQAQTAHATPRVLRPGSATRPMVAVALVALIAGCATVRTTGTAGPGPGDVVPAEPGRWQFDDARPPAESDGYRPPRKLAVLLPMSGALATAAGPVRDGLLAGYYGERRTRPELAFYDTAGTPAGAAGAYARAVAEGADQIVGPLGRDEVDAVMQSAPAVPLLALNRGAVTPPENSAAFSLAPEDEGDAAAQYLLARNARNVLVLSNGDDNARRSVDALRARLTQAGGSIVGTIAIVGDTPVDQTAAFRNAVTAGTGVDAVFLAIRGNQARVIAPQLSVAGLGSRLRLGTSQLTAGTGKPEEDQILDGIVFPTESWSTGASARSLPPQATIARDLPTARGGAARLFAFGFDAWLLSGYLEHLSRNAEAGVGGATGMLRIGPGGQVVRQPAWATWRGGRVVAQADVGG; this is translated from the coding sequence ATGACAGCAACCCAGGCCCAGACCGCGCACGCGACCCCGCGCGTCCTCCGTCCCGGCAGCGCCACCCGCCCGATGGTGGCGGTGGCTCTGGTGGCGCTGATCGCCGGGTGCGCGACCGTGCGCACCACCGGCACCGCCGGCCCCGGGCCCGGCGACGTCGTCCCCGCCGAACCCGGACGCTGGCAGTTCGACGACGCCCGCCCGCCCGCCGAATCCGACGGCTACCGCCCCCCGCGCAAGCTCGCAGTGCTGCTGCCGATGAGCGGCGCACTGGCGACCGCGGCCGGCCCGGTCCGGGACGGCCTGCTGGCCGGCTACTACGGCGAGCGCCGCACGCGGCCCGAACTGGCCTTCTACGACACCGCCGGCACCCCGGCCGGCGCCGCCGGCGCCTATGCCCGCGCGGTCGCGGAGGGCGCCGACCAGATCGTCGGGCCGCTGGGCCGCGACGAGGTCGACGCGGTCATGCAGTCGGCGCCGGCGGTGCCGCTGCTCGCACTCAACCGCGGCGCGGTGACGCCGCCGGAAAATTCGGCGGCGTTCTCGCTGGCACCGGAGGACGAAGGCGATGCAGCCGCGCAGTACCTGCTGGCCCGCAACGCCCGCAATGTGCTGGTGCTCAGCAACGGCGACGACAACGCGCGGCGCAGCGTTGACGCGCTGCGCGCGCGCCTGACCCAGGCCGGTGGCAGCATCGTCGGCACGATCGCGATCGTCGGCGACACCCCGGTCGACCAGACCGCCGCGTTCCGCAATGCGGTGACCGCAGGGACGGGCGTGGATGCGGTGTTCCTCGCGATCCGCGGCAACCAGGCGCGCGTGATCGCGCCGCAGCTGTCGGTCGCCGGACTCGGGAGCCGGCTGCGTCTGGGCACCTCGCAGCTCACCGCGGGCACTGGCAAGCCGGAAGAAGACCAGATCCTGGACGGCATCGTGTTCCCGACCGAAAGCTGGTCGACCGGGGCCAGCGCGCGTTCGCTGCCGCCGCAGGCAACGATCGCCCGCGACCTGCCGACCGCGCGCGGCGGCGCGGCGCGGTTGTTCGCGTTCGGCTTCGATGCCTGGCTGCTGAGCGGCTACCTCGAACACCTGAGCCGCAATGCCGAGGCCGGCGTTGGCGGCGCCACCGGCATGCTGCGCATCGGCCCCGGCGGCCAGGTCGTGCGCCAGCCGGCCTGGGCGACCTGGCGCGGCGGTCGCGTGGTGGCACAGGCGGACGTCGGCGGTTGA
- a CDS encoding penicillin-binding protein 2 — MKLGRFIKAGDGHAKKPRKRAQFDLRLRLMLVGGALGLGAVALVGRAVDLQLIDNAFYQQKADARFRREIPIPASRGMITDRNGEPLAISSPVESLWINPQELSKHPDRLPELAEATGLPLEELSRAVSQRADKEFMYVPRHRRISPSTAKRVLDLGIPGVFSQREYRRFYPQGEAVSHVLGFTNIDDRGQEGIELAFDDWLTGKPGAQNVIRDRHGRIVEHVNLVRAAEPGKDLVLSIDRRIQFLAHRELRRAIEETGASAGSIVILEVATGEVLAMANLPTYNNNRVTGENRDAHRNRAVTDLLEPGSTMKPLTIAAALEKGVITPTSTFNTSPGWIPNGRFKTSDFRNYGVLDTTGIITKSSNVGSAMVVHKLDSQYFYDFVRSFGYGRSTGSGFPGEAAGLFPEPARWSGTSKQGMSYGYGLSVTPMQIAHAYATLGNHGRALPPTFVKGGAGEPRQVLSAKVADEVVRMMQTVTEPGGTGTRAAILGYHVAGKSGTARKASGGGYARRYLAFFAGLVPVADPRFAMVVVIDDPDTSKGGSTYGGGYVSAPVFKRVMDGALRLMDVPPDDIETWLAAQAANEAKLAREHGRTPPAAAQTTTGTPR; from the coding sequence ATGAAGCTCGGCAGGTTCATCAAGGCCGGCGACGGCCACGCCAAGAAGCCGCGCAAGCGCGCACAGTTCGATCTGCGCCTGCGGCTGATGCTGGTCGGCGGTGCGCTGGGCCTGGGCGCGGTGGCGCTGGTCGGCCGCGCGGTCGACCTGCAGCTGATCGACAACGCCTTCTATCAACAGAAGGCCGACGCGCGCTTCCGCCGCGAAATCCCGATCCCGGCCTCGCGCGGCATGATCACCGACCGCAACGGCGAGCCGCTGGCGATCTCCTCGCCGGTCGAATCGCTGTGGATCAATCCGCAGGAACTGAGCAAGCACCCCGATCGCTTGCCCGAACTGGCCGAGGCGACCGGGCTGCCGCTTGAGGAGCTGTCGCGCGCGGTCTCGCAGCGGGCCGACAAGGAGTTCATGTACGTGCCGCGCCATCGCCGGATCAGTCCGTCGACGGCCAAGCGCGTGCTCGATCTCGGCATTCCGGGCGTGTTCTCGCAGCGCGAATACCGCCGCTTCTACCCGCAGGGCGAGGCGGTCTCGCACGTGCTCGGCTTCACCAACATCGACGATCGTGGCCAGGAGGGCATCGAGCTGGCGTTCGACGACTGGCTGACCGGCAAGCCCGGCGCGCAGAACGTCATCCGCGACCGGCACGGCCGCATCGTCGAGCACGTGAACCTGGTCCGCGCCGCCGAGCCGGGCAAGGACCTGGTGCTGAGCATCGACCGCCGTATCCAGTTCCTGGCCCATCGCGAGCTGCGGCGCGCGATCGAGGAAACCGGCGCCAGCGCCGGTTCGATCGTGATCCTCGAGGTCGCGACCGGCGAGGTGTTGGCGATGGCCAACCTGCCGACCTACAACAACAACCGCGTGACCGGCGAGAACCGCGACGCCCACCGCAACCGCGCGGTGACCGACCTGCTCGAGCCGGGCTCGACGATGAAGCCGCTCACGATCGCCGCGGCGTTGGAGAAGGGCGTCATCACTCCGACCAGCACCTTCAATACCAGCCCGGGCTGGATTCCCAACGGACGCTTCAAGACCAGCGACTTCCGCAACTACGGCGTGCTCGATACCACCGGCATCATCACCAAGAGTTCCAACGTGGGCTCGGCGATGGTCGTGCACAAGCTCGACAGCCAGTACTTCTATGACTTCGTGCGCAGCTTCGGCTACGGCCGCAGCACCGGCAGCGGCTTTCCCGGCGAGGCGGCCGGCCTGTTTCCGGAGCCGGCGCGCTGGAGCGGCACCAGCAAGCAGGGCATGTCCTACGGCTACGGCCTGTCGGTCACGCCGATGCAGATCGCGCATGCCTACGCCACATTGGGCAACCACGGCCGCGCGCTGCCGCCGACCTTCGTCAAGGGTGGCGCCGGTGAACCGCGCCAGGTGCTGTCGGCGAAGGTCGCCGACGAAGTGGTGCGGATGATGCAGACGGTCACCGAGCCGGGCGGCACCGGCACCCGCGCGGCGATCCTGGGCTACCACGTCGCCGGCAAGTCGGGCACCGCGCGCAAGGCCAGCGGCGGCGGTTACGCCCGCCGCTATCTCGCCTTCTTCGCCGGCCTGGTGCCGGTGGCCGATCCGCGCTTTGCGATGGTCGTGGTCATCGACGATCCCGACACCTCCAAGGGCGGCTCGACCTACGGCGGCGGCTATGTGTCCGCGCCCGTGTTCAAGCGGGTCATGGACGGCGCATTGCGGCTGATGGACGTGCCGCCCGACGACATCGAGACCTGGCTGGCCGCGCAGGCCGCCAACGAGGCCAAGCTGGCGCGTGAGCACGGGCGCACGCCGCCGGCCGCCGCGCAGACGACGACGGGGACGCCGCGATGA
- the rsmH gene encoding 16S rRNA (cytosine(1402)-N(4))-methyltransferase RsmH: MTGGGADATSGHLPVLYAQVLEGLRVREDGRYLDGTFGRGGHAGGVLERLGPGGRLLLMDKDPDAIAVAQARFGADARVAIRRGSFAALSNWDAVAQAPLDGVLFDLGVSSPQLDVADRGFSFGKDGPLDMRMDPDTGESAAQWLAHAAESEIADVLWTYGEERMSRRIARAIVARRTQMPFERTADLAAVIAANVPRAKPQRGQRETHPATRSFQAIRIHVNRELADLETGLDAALDALAPGGRLAVISFHSLEDRIVKRFIARHAKAPAGNRRLPEAQAFVPALRIVADATKADAAELHDNPRARSAVLRVAEKLPIVHGEAA; encoded by the coding sequence GTGACGGGTGGTGGTGCGGATGCCACGTCCGGCCACCTCCCGGTGTTGTATGCGCAAGTCCTCGAAGGCCTGCGCGTACGTGAAGACGGGCGGTACCTGGACGGCACGTTCGGACGCGGTGGTCACGCCGGCGGCGTCTTGGAACGCCTTGGCCCCGGAGGTCGACTGCTGCTGATGGACAAGGATCCCGACGCGATCGCAGTGGCCCAGGCGCGCTTCGGCGCCGACGCGCGCGTGGCCATCCGCCGCGGCAGCTTCGCGGCGCTGTCCAATTGGGACGCCGTCGCGCAGGCACCGCTCGACGGCGTGCTGTTCGACCTGGGCGTGTCATCGCCGCAGCTCGACGTTGCCGATCGCGGCTTCAGCTTCGGCAAGGACGGCCCGCTGGACATGCGCATGGATCCCGACACGGGCGAAAGCGCCGCGCAGTGGCTGGCGCACGCCGCCGAGTCGGAGATCGCCGACGTGCTGTGGACCTACGGCGAGGAGCGCATGAGCCGGCGCATCGCGCGCGCGATCGTCGCCCGGCGCACACAGATGCCGTTCGAGCGCACCGCGGACCTGGCGGCGGTCATCGCCGCGAACGTGCCGCGCGCCAAGCCCCAGCGCGGCCAGCGCGAGACCCATCCGGCGACGCGGTCGTTCCAGGCGATCCGGATCCACGTCAATCGCGAGTTGGCCGATCTCGAGACGGGCCTGGATGCCGCGCTCGACGCGCTGGCCCCGGGCGGGCGGCTGGCGGTGATCAGCTTCCATTCGCTCGAAGACCGCATCGTCAAGCGCTTCATCGCACGCCACGCCAAGGCGCCGGCCGGCAATCGCCGCCTGCCCGAAGCGCAGGCCTTCGTGCCGGCGCTGCGCATCGTCGCCGATGCCACCAAGGCCGACGCCGCCGAGCTGCACGACAACCCGCGCGCGCGCAGCGCCGTGCTGCGCGTGGCCGAGAAACTGCCGATCGTGCACGGGGAGGCCGCATGA
- the rsmI gene encoding 16S rRNA (cytidine(1402)-2'-O)-methyltransferase, giving the protein MTASARPTPAPGVLHVVATPIGNLGDLSPRAQQVLRDVDAICAEDTRHTRQLLGHFGIERPLVALHEHNEDGLAGRLVARLAAGESLALVSDAGTPLVSDPGFRLVAAARAAGLRVSPVPGASALIAALSVAGLPSDRFVFEGFLPAKAGARRERLQALAAEPRTLLFYEASHRIDAMLSDAVAAFGPTRRAVVARELTKLFETVLDGDLATLHARVVADADQRKGEFVVLVEGAPASEDAALAEGRRLYAALARHLPPSTAAKVAAELSGAPRKALYGQGTPDA; this is encoded by the coding sequence ATGACTGCATCCGCCCGACCCACGCCCGCGCCGGGCGTCCTGCACGTCGTCGCCACGCCGATCGGCAATCTGGGCGACCTGTCGCCCCGCGCGCAGCAGGTGTTGCGCGATGTCGATGCGATCTGCGCCGAGGACACCCGGCACACCCGCCAGTTGCTCGGCCATTTCGGCATCGAGCGGCCGCTGGTCGCACTGCACGAGCACAACGAGGACGGGCTCGCCGGCCGCCTGGTGGCGCGCCTGGCTGCCGGCGAGTCGCTGGCACTGGTCAGCGATGCCGGTACCCCGCTGGTCAGCGATCCGGGCTTCCGGCTGGTGGCCGCCGCGCGTGCGGCCGGCCTGCGGGTGTCGCCGGTGCCGGGGGCCAGCGCGCTGATCGCCGCGCTGAGCGTGGCCGGCCTGCCCAGCGACCGCTTCGTATTCGAGGGCTTTCTGCCGGCGAAGGCCGGCGCGCGCCGCGAACGGCTGCAGGCGCTCGCCGCCGAACCGCGCACCTTGTTGTTCTACGAAGCCTCGCACCGGATCGACGCGATGCTCAGCGATGCAGTCGCTGCATTCGGTCCCACGCGCCGCGCGGTTGTCGCGCGCGAACTCACCAAGTTGTTCGAGACCGTGCTCGACGGCGATCTGGCGACCTTGCACGCGCGCGTGGTCGCCGACGCCGACCAGCGCAAGGGCGAGTTCGTGGTGCTCGTCGAAGGCGCCCCCGCGTCCGAGGACGCGGCGCTGGCGGAAGGGCGGCGGCTCTACGCCGCGCTCGCGCGTCACTTGCCGCCGTCGACCGCCGCCAAGGTTGCCGCCGAGCTCAGCGGCGCCCCGCGCAAGGCGTTGTACGGACAGGGAACTCCCGACGCCTGA
- the nusB gene encoding transcription antitermination factor NusB — protein MTQTRKPHGVDPVLRSRARRRALQAVYAMQMSGAQAREIVAQFAHEQAKEVADLAYFEDLVHGVGSRYRELDAALAPFLDREIDEVDPIERAMLRIAAYELQHRVDVPYRVVIDEALRTVKRFGSEHGHTYVNGVLDRAAAQWRAPEVGALRGR, from the coding sequence ATGACCCAGACCCGCAAACCCCATGGCGTCGACCCGGTACTGCGCTCGCGCGCGCGTCGCCGCGCGCTGCAGGCCGTCTACGCAATGCAGATGTCGGGCGCGCAGGCGCGCGAGATCGTCGCGCAGTTCGCGCACGAACAGGCCAAGGAAGTCGCCGATCTGGCGTACTTCGAGGACTTGGTGCACGGCGTGGGCAGCCGCTACCGCGAGCTCGACGCCGCGCTGGCGCCATTCCTCGACCGCGAGATCGACGAAGTGGACCCGATCGAGCGCGCGATGCTGCGCATCGCCGCCTACGAACTGCAGCACCGCGTCGACGTGCCCTACCGCGTGGTCATCGACGAGGCCCTGCGCACGGTCAAGCGCTTCGGCTCCGAGCACGGCCACACCTACGTCAACGGCGTGCTCGACCGCGCCGCCGCGCAGTGGCGCGCGCCCGAGGTCGGGGCGTTGCGCGGCCGCTGA
- the ftsL gene encoding cell division protein FtsL — MRHLVVALLLAANVITAIGVVHARHDYRQLYIQLTRLERARDELNVDFGRLQLEQATWAMSNRVDQVARERLGMRFPETAEIVVVRP; from the coding sequence CTGCGCCACCTCGTCGTCGCCCTGCTGCTGGCTGCCAACGTGATCACCGCGATCGGCGTGGTGCACGCGCGTCACGACTACCGCCAGCTGTACATCCAGCTGACCCGGCTCGAGCGCGCGCGCGACGAGCTCAACGTCGATTTCGGCCGCCTGCAGCTCGAGCAGGCCACCTGGGCGATGAGCAACCGCGTCGACCAGGTCGCGCGCGAGCGCCTGGGCATGCGCTTTCCCGAGACCGCCGAAATCGTGGTGGTGCGGCCATGA
- a CDS encoding YraN family protein — MNDRRSDGQAAEQAALAHLQAAGLTLLAANVGYRGGELDLVMRDKRGVTATIVFVEVRHRRNLRFGGGAASIDAGKRRRVVLAAQLFLSRQPRLRDLPCRFDVVETTGDAAAPTLRWIEDAFRADD, encoded by the coding sequence TTGAACGATCGCCGCAGTGACGGCCAGGCCGCCGAACAGGCGGCGCTGGCGCACCTGCAAGCGGCCGGACTGACCCTGCTCGCCGCCAACGTCGGCTACCGCGGTGGCGAACTGGACCTGGTCATGCGCGATAAGCGCGGCGTGACTGCAACCATCGTGTTCGTCGAGGTGCGACATCGTCGCAACCTGCGCTTTGGCGGCGGCGCGGCCTCGATCGATGCCGGCAAGCGCCGCCGGGTCGTGCTGGCGGCGCAGTTGTTCCTGTCACGCCAGCCGCGGCTGCGCGACCTGCCCTGCCGCTTCGATGTCGTGGAAACCACCGGCGATGCGGCCGCGCCGACGCTGCGCTGGATCGAGGATGCGTTTCGCGCGGACGATTGA